The Subtercola sp. PAMC28395 genome segment GCTGGCGCGCATCAAGAAGGCCGCAGCCCTGGCGAATGCCGAGCTCGGGGTTCTCGATGAGGCGATCGCGGGGGCAATCGCGGGGGCGGCCGACGACGTCATTTCAGGCGCTTACGCTGAGCAGTTCCCGATCGACATCTACCAGACCGGCAGCGGTACGTCGACCAACATGAACATGAACGAGGTGCTGGCGACCCTCGCCACGACCCGTCTTGGCTCGAAGGTGCACCCGAACGACCACGTCAACGCCTCTCAATCGTCCAACGATGTATTCCCGACCTCGGTGCACGTTGCCGTCACTGCGGCACTCATCCACGACCTGATCCCATCGCTGCACCATCTGGCCGAGTCCCTCGAGATCAAAGCAGCGCTGTGGGCAACCGCTGTCAAAGCCGGGCGTACCCACCTCATGGACGCGACCCCGGTCACCCTCGGCCAGGAGTTCGGCGGATACGCTGCGCAGATCCGACTCGGGATCGAACGGGTCGAAGGCACCCTGAAGCACGTCGCGGAAGTTCCCCTGGGCGGTACGGCCGTCGGTACCGGGATCAACACCCCGGCAGGTTTTCCGCAACTGGTCATCCGCCTTCTGGCTGACGAAACCGGGTTGCCGATCACTGAAGCCCGCAACCACTTCGAGGCGCAGGGCGCCCGCGACTCCCTGGTCGAGGCATCCGGAGCTCTCCGCGTACTTGCGGTCAGCCTCACCAAGATCTGCAACGATCTGCGGTGGATGGGCTCCGGCCCGAACACCGGCCTGGGCGAGCTCCACATTCCCGATCTCCAGCCCGGTTCCTCGATCATGCCCGGCAAAGTCAACCCGGTCATCCCCGAAGCCGTTCTCATGGTGTGCTCGCGCGTGATTGGCAACGACGCCTCGATCGCCTGGTCCGGGGCCTCCGGTGCCTTCGAGCTGAACGTCGCCATCCCCGTGATGGGTACTGCCCTGCTTGAGTCGATCAGACTGCTGTCGAGTTCGTCGACCCTCCTCGCCGACAAGACTGTCGATGGGCTGCAGGCCAACCTCGAAAGAGCCCGCGCGCTGGCCGAATCGTCTCCGTCGATCGTCACACCGCTCAATCGCATCATCGGATACGAGGCAGCGGCCAAGATCGCCAAGCACTCGGTCGCCCAGGGACTCACGGTGCGTGACGCCGTCATCGACCTGGGATTCGTCGAGCGGGGCGAGGTCACCCTCGAACAGCTCGATACAGCCCTCGACGTGCTGTCGATGACACGGCCGCCAGAGGCTCGCTGACGAGAGATCGTGAGCGAGGCGGCAGGTGGCAGGGGCAGCTGTCAGCTGGCAGCTGAGATTCAGCGACAAGCAATGAGCAGAACTGAGTGAGCAGAACTGAGTAAGCAGAACGAAGTGAGCAGGACGAAGTGAGCGAGAAGAACTGGGCACGCAACGTCAGCTACCGTGCGGGCAAACTGTGTCGACCTCGCTTGATCACTGAACTCCAGGAGGTCGTCGGGCGAGCGACGAGGCTCAGTGCGCTCGGTTCCCGGCATTCCTTCAACACGATCGCCGACACCGCTGGCGACCTCGTCTCCCTTGATCGTCTCGAGCTCCCGATCGACATCGACTCAGACACGATGACCGTGCGGGTCGGCGGCGGTGTGAAGTACGGGGTTGTCGGGCAGTACCTGCAGGAGAACGGGTATGCGCTCGCCAACCTCGCTTCTCTACCCCACATCTCCGTGGCCGGGGCCATTGCGACAGCGACCCATGGCTCGGGAGACCTCAACCAGAACCTGTCAGCGGGTGTCGCGGCCATGCAGCTCGTCCAGGCCGACGGATCGCTCGTCGAGGTAGCACCGGGTGACGAGGACTTCGACGGCTATGCCGTCGCCCTCGGCGCCCTCGGCGTGGTCACAGAGGTCTCACTGGCGATTGTGCCCACCTTCGACGTCGCCACGAGCGTCTTCGAGCGGTTGCCGTGGCCGGCTCTCTTCGAGAATTTCGACGACATCACACGGTCGGCCTACAGCGTGAGCCTGTTCACCCGATGGTCGGCCGACACCGTCGACCAGGCCTGGCTCAAGAGCAGAGTCGGCCGACGCGCCGACATCAATACAGTTGCGCAGACCGCAGAAGCGTTCTTCGGCGCGACACCGGCCACGACTCGTCTGCACCCGCTTCCGGGCGTGTCGGCCGTTGCGTGCACCGAGCAGCAGGGGATCCCCGGCCCCTGGGTCGACCGGCTGCCCCATTTTCGACTCGACTTCACCCCGAGCAACGGCGATGAGCTCCAATCGGAGTTCCTGGTCGACCGCCGACACGCCGTCGCGGCCTTCGAGGCCCTCAGACTGTTGGGCGCCCGGATCGACCCTCTGTTGCAGATCTCGGAGATCCGTACCGTAGCGGCCGACACGTTCTGGCTGAGCAGCGCCGGCGGCAGGGACAGCGTCGCACTGCACTTCACCTGGAAACCCCTGCAGTCGGAGGTCGAGGACCTCCTGGTCGACCTCGAACGAGCTCTGGCTCCCTTCGAGGCCAGGCCACACTGGGGCAAGGTCTTCACTGCACAGGTCAGCAGCATCGCCCCGCTCTACGAGCACCTGCCAGACTTCGTTTCCCTGGCAGACCGTGTCGACCCGAACCAGAAGTTCCGCACCGATTTTCTGCGAGAGCGCGTCTTCGGGTTCTGAATTGCGCTGATGTTCAGGCTGCCTGGATCGCCGCGATCCAAAAGCCTGTCAACAGTGCTGGGCCGAACGGCAGCGTACGCCGGGATGACACCCGCATCCACACCAGTGCTCCTCCGCCAGCGAGGGCACAGGCAACACACGCGGCGATCAGGAGTGTTCCGGGTACCCGCCCAGACGGCACCAGCGCCAGTGCGCCGGCGAGCAGCCCTGACAGCTTCACATCGCCCATGCCGATGACCCCGATCATCCGCAGCCCCAGAAAGAGCGCCAGCGCACCACCACACGTCGTAACGGGCCCTCAGGGCGGCTGCCACTGTGCGCGACCGACGAGAGCGAGAGCTAAGAGGAGATAACCCGGCAACACGAGGGCGTTGGGCAGTCGACACCCGCGAAAGTCGGAGACGCCCAGTGGCACGCTCACGAGACCCAGGTACGCGAACACCACCCACGCTGACACAACACCAAGACTCATCATTCCGCTACGGTATGCCGAACTGACGGTGGCGACGGGAAGTTATCCACAGCCGCTGGCACGCAGCACCGGAGAATGCTCCGGATGGGATCGAGGCGCACGCGCCAGACAGGATAGTGACGCCAAATTCGCCGGACGTACCGGAGTCGCCCGATGTACCGGGCGCAGCCGGACGCAGCCGGACGCCCCGGGATCACCCGACGCGCCCGGCGCACCTGTCAGGCGAGTTCGTTCGACTCCAGCATCTCGGTGACCAGGGCTGCGATCGCCGACCGCTCCGACCGCGTCAGGGTGATGTGCCCGAAGAGCGGGTGACCCTTCAGCGTCTCGATGACCGAAGCCACACCGTCGTGGCGCCCGACACGCAGGTTGTCCCGCTGGGCGACATCGTGGGTCAGCACGACCCTCGAGTTCGAGCCGATTCGCGAGAGAACAGTGAGCAGCACGTTGCGTTCGAGCGACTGCGCTTCGTCAACGATCACGAAGGCATCGTGAAGCGACCGGCCGCGGATGTGCGTCAGTGGCAGTACCTCGAGAATGCCGCGCTCGACCACTTCGTCGAGCACGTTCTGCGAGACGAGCGAACCGAGCGTGTCGAACACCGCCTGCGCCCACGGATTCATCTTCTCCGATGCATCCCCCGGCAGAAAGCCGAGTTCCTGGCCACCGACCGCGTACAACGGCCTGAACACCATGATCTTGCGGTGCTGCTGCTTCTCCAGCACAGCTTCAAGACCCGCGCACAGGGCGAGAGCGGACTTCCCCGTACCGGCTCTGCCTCCCAGTGAGATGATCCCGACCTCGGGGTCGAGCAGCATGTCGATGGCAACTCGTTGTTCGGCCGAGCGCCCGTGCAGACCGAAGACATCGCGATCGCCTCGAACCAGCTGGAAACTGTGTTTGCCGGTCACCCGCCCAAGGGCAGATCCACGGTCTGAATGGATGACCAGCCCGGTGTTGATCGGCATCTTCTCGACGAGCGTGGTCTCCATCCGCTCGTTCTCATAGAGCTTGGACATGTCTGCCGCACTGAGTGTGATGTCGTCGAGCCCGGTCCAGCCGGAGTCGACGGCCAACTCTGCCCGGTACTCCTCTGCCGCAAGCCCGATCGATGCGGCCTTGACCCTCAGGGGCAGATCTTTTGAAACGACAGTCACATCGAGCCCGTCGTTCGACAGGTTGAGCGCAACAGCGAGAATCCGCGAGTCGTTGTCCTGCAACTGAAGGCCGGACGGCAGCACCGACATGTTGGAGTGATTCAACTCGACGCGCAGGCTGCCCCCGGCATCGCCCACGGCGATCGGAAAGTCGAGTCGCTCATGGAGCACTCTCAATTCGTCGAGATTTCGGAGCGCCTGGCGTGCAAAGTATCCGATCTCCGGGTCGTTCCGTTTCGATTCGAGCTCGGAGATGACCACCACAGGCAACACAACCGGATGCTCGGCGAACCGAAAGATGGCCTTCGGGTCAGACAACAAAACCGAGGTATCTAACACGTAGGTACGCTCGGTTTGGGCAGTGCGGGTCGAGGTGGACTTTTGAGTTTTCTGATCGGGCACAAGTACTCCAACCCCGGGCGGCGAAGCTCGCGCCCGGATCTCTTCCGGCGAAGCGGCCCCCACGTCTCTTTCAAGACCTGGCTGGTATCGAAACGTACTTATGTGGCCGCTTCGATCAGGTGCCATACCTGATGACTACACGCTACGACCCCGACGCCGATGCCCGGTTACGACACGCATCTTCGAAGATTAACGTTCTGTTACAGGGAGGACTACAGCAGGAATCGTGCTCAGCCGCCGAAACGCCGATGCCGTCTCGAGTAGTCGCGCAGAGCACGCAGGAAGTCCACCTGGCGGATGTCGGGGCCCAGCGCCTCCATGAAGTAGAACTCGCTGTGTGCACTCTGCCAGAGCATGAAGTCGCTGAGCCTCTGCTCGCCCGACGTTCGGATGACGAGGTCGGGGTCAGGCTGGCCGCTCGTGTACAGGTGTGCACCGATGAGGTCTTCGTCGAGGTTCGCCGCCAAGTCGTCGAGGGTGTCTCCGGCCTCCTGGTGGGCCCGGATGATGCTGAGCATCGCATCCGCTATCTCCGTGCGGCCCCCGTAGCCCACTGCGAGGTTCACGTGCAGCCCGCTGTTGCCCGAGCTCTGCGCTTCAGCGTTCTCCAGTGCCTCGACGAGCCTGTCGGGCAGTCCATCGTTGCTGCCGACGTGCTTTACCCGCCAGTCACGGTAGTCCGACAGCTCATCGGCGAGCTGCGCGATGATCTCGATCAGCTCGCTGAGTTCCTCTTCGCTGCGACTCTTCAGGTTGTCGGTCGACAGCAGATACAGCGTGGCAACCGAGATACCGAGGTCGTCACACCATTCCAGGAACTCGACGACCTTCGCCGCCCCTGCCCGATGGCCATGAGCGGCTGTGGCGAGAAAATTCTGCTTCGCCCAACGCCGGTTCCCGTCGATGATCATCGCGACGTGGTGGGGTAGTTCTCCCTCGTCGAGCTCGCGACGAAGCCGCTTCTG includes the following:
- a CDS encoding FAD-binding protein, translating into MSEKNWARNVSYRAGKLCRPRLITELQEVVGRATRLSALGSRHSFNTIADTAGDLVSLDRLELPIDIDSDTMTVRVGGGVKYGVVGQYLQENGYALANLASLPHISVAGAIATATHGSGDLNQNLSAGVAAMQLVQADGSLVEVAPGDEDFDGYAVALGALGVVTEVSLAIVPTFDVATSVFERLPWPALFENFDDITRSAYSVSLFTRWSADTVDQAWLKSRVGRRADINTVAQTAEAFFGATPATTRLHPLPGVSAVACTEQQGIPGPWVDRLPHFRLDFTPSNGDELQSEFLVDRRHAVAAFEALRLLGARIDPLLQISEIRTVAADTFWLSSAGGRDSVALHFTWKPLQSEVEDLLVDLERALAPFEARPHWGKVFTAQVSSIAPLYEHLPDFVSLADRVDPNQKFRTDFLRERVFGF
- a CDS encoding PhoH family protein; its protein translation is MPDQKTQKSTSTRTAQTERTYVLDTSVLLSDPKAIFRFAEHPVVLPVVVISELESKRNDPEIGYFARQALRNLDELRVLHERLDFPIAVGDAGGSLRVELNHSNMSVLPSGLQLQDNDSRILAVALNLSNDGLDVTVVSKDLPLRVKAASIGLAAEEYRAELAVDSGWTGLDDITLSAADMSKLYENERMETTLVEKMPINTGLVIHSDRGSALGRVTGKHSFQLVRGDRDVFGLHGRSAEQRVAIDMLLDPEVGIISLGGRAGTGKSALALCAGLEAVLEKQQHRKIMVFRPLYAVGGQELGFLPGDASEKMNPWAQAVFDTLGSLVSQNVLDEVVERGILEVLPLTHIRGRSLHDAFVIVDEAQSLERNVLLTVLSRIGSNSRVVLTHDVAQRDNLRVGRHDGVASVIETLKGHPLFGHITLTRSERSAIAALVTEMLESNELA
- a CDS encoding aspartate ammonia-lyase — translated: MVENTENAQFRIEHDTMGEVRVPAAALYGAQTQRAVENFPVSGSVLEPAQIAALARIKKAAALANAELGVLDEAIAGAIAGAADDVISGAYAEQFPIDIYQTGSGTSTNMNMNEVLATLATTRLGSKVHPNDHVNASQSSNDVFPTSVHVAVTAALIHDLIPSLHHLAESLEIKAALWATAVKAGRTHLMDATPVTLGQEFGGYAAQIRLGIERVEGTLKHVAEVPLGGTAVGTGINTPAGFPQLVIRLLADETGLPITEARNHFEAQGARDSLVEASGALRVLAVSLTKICNDLRWMGSGPNTGLGELHIPDLQPGSSIMPGKVNPVIPEAVLMVCSRVIGNDASIAWSGASGAFELNVAIPVMGTALLESIRLLSSSSTLLADKTVDGLQANLERARALAESSPSIVTPLNRIIGYEAAAKIAKHSVAQGLTVRDAVIDLGFVERGEVTLEQLDTALDVLSMTRPPEAR
- a CDS encoding isoprenyl transferase, which gives rise to MRNRQNSPGRGLLYGLYQKRLRRELDEGELPHHVAMIIDGNRRWAKQNFLATAAHGHRAGAAKVVEFLEWCDDLGISVATLYLLSTDNLKSRSEEELSELIEIIAQLADELSDYRDWRVKHVGSNDGLPDRLVEALENAEAQSSGNSGLHVNLAVGYGGRTEIADAMLSIIRAHQEAGDTLDDLAANLDEDLIGAHLYTSGQPDPDLVIRTSGEQRLSDFMLWQSAHSEFYFMEALGPDIRQVDFLRALRDYSRRHRRFGG